Part of the Equus caballus isolate H_3958 breed thoroughbred chromosome 18, TB-T2T, whole genome shotgun sequence genome is shown below.
tcagtgggcacccAAATCAGTCTCACATGCTCGGGCCACCACCCCTGCCCACACCCCGTCACATCCTGGAAGGCGACGtcaaaacagagaagagaatactgaaagagaaataagctACCAGAAAAAGGACAGGACAAAGAGGGGCTCCAGTGGGTCCCTGAGCACCTGGACACGACATGGCCATTCCAGATCCCTCCCACCCAAGTGCAGCCTGAGTACAGCAGGGTCAGCGtcgtcacctgggagcttgtcagaaacgCAGGCTCTCCACTATTCACAGCAGCCGagacttgaaagcaacctaggtgcccatcaagggacgaatggataaagaagatgtggtatatatacacaatggtatactactcagccatgagaaatgatgaaatccgcccattcgtgacaacatggatggtccttgagggtactatgctgagtgaaataagtcagagggagaaagtcaaataccatatgatctcactcataagtagaagataaaaacaacgacaaacacacacacacacacacacagattggattggcggttaccagaggggaagggggggagggaggagggcaaaaggagtgattaggcacctgtgtgtggtgatgggttgtaattagtctttgagtggtggtcgtgatgtaatctatacagaaatcgaacgatgtacacctgaaatgtatatgtTATAAACCGATGGTACtgcactaaaaaaattaaatgaaaaaaagaaatgcaggctCCCAGGCCCAATCCAGCCCCTCAGAAGCAGAAACTGCACTATAACAAGAGCCCCAGATGACAGTACCGAAGTGATGAATATTACGTATATTCTCTCCTAGAAGCTGGGCTAGCCTATCATTGGATAGCTTGAAGTATACGAGTCAGAAGTTGTAGAAAGGAGTCTACAAcgaatattaaaatgaaaatgaggctTAAAAACGCTCTAGGCCTAAATTAAGGTCTGTATaccaaacaaaaatgacaaacccTGATACCAGTTCAGAGTGTAAATTGTTTAATCTGAGATGTCAGTACAACCCACACCAGGGCCGACCTCCCGGGATGAGAAACAGCAGCAGCTCCCTCCACAGGGAAGGAGAGACTCCGCTCTGCCCACCTGTCAGGAAAGTCTCAGTGTGCACAGGACAGCCTGAATAAGAGAATTCTCCTTGAACCCAAGGTCGCCTTAAGATCATATTATCAGCATCACAGAATTGAAGGAGGCAAAGCAAAGCCTCAGGAGAAGTGGGAGTAACaggatgagagagagacagaaattagcCCTCCTGGAGCTGAGAGCACCAGCAACTGGCCCGTACCTCATAAGTGCGGGGGAAAGGAAAACAATCCAGAGAGGAGGAAAGCAGCACAGAGTTTGCTCATGGACACCGCCCATGCCCCTCTCGATGAGCCCCACTCACCCAGGAGTGAGCCGGCACGCACACTCACCCAGCAGGGCGGCCACTATGCCCACCAGCCCCGTGCCAGCACCCAGCTCCACGGCAGCGCGGCCCCTGAGCTCCACGGCTCCCATCTCCAGATACGCGGCAAGCACGACAGCCTGGGTCAAAACACAGCGGCAAGATGAAGGTCAGCAAGCGCTGTAGGCACTGAAGGGCTTCCAGCAGGCTGCGCTCTGGCGGGAAGacgccccacccctcccaccacaAGGCTCAGTTCCAGGTCACCGGAGCACACGGGAACTCCGAGAGCTGGGAGGCGACCCCTGGAGCAAGCACAAACCCGTCCCCCAGTGCAGCTGCCCAGGCCCCACGGTGGTCCCTGATGGGGACGGCAGCGGTCAGCGACACTGCCCACCAAGATGGGTCCCGTCCTGTGTCACAGCGTTTTTACGCTTGGGGCTTACAAAACTACTGAGGCAGAGCTGACTTGAACAGCCTCTGTGAGTTTAAGGGAACATCTAGTTCCCAACCCAGCTCAGGCCAGTGAGGCCACGACCTCCCAGAGGGAAAATGCAGAGCAGCACCGCGGGCCCCAGCTGCATCCCTGACAGTCACGTCACACAAGGCCCTCACCGTATATTATTGGGCATCAAAAGGTGAGTTCAGGCCAAAGTTCTGGATACTTGATGTTTGAGCTAGCATCTGCATACGACTCTATAAAAGCATTGTATATTGTTAACAACTATTTGCTGCAATTTGGTTTTCATGGTCACGTGCTATTTGTATAATTACAATTCCTCCTCTTGGTGAGCACTGGGCAGGCCCACCCATTCCTCACTAGTATCTATCTTTATTACTCGTCCCAGGAATACTTTTCATGTAGTTATCTTGGACTAGATTCCTAGATGCGTTATTACTGGGTTAGAACGTATGAGGGTTTTTATTCCTAAATGTTTTTCTAACATCCGGAACACAACGTTAAGGCTGTAAAGTGGATCCATGCCAGTCATTGATCCAACATTAACTGAACTCCCACTGAGTCCCAAGTGTGGTGCTGGATGCTGAGGGCAAGTCACGGGGCAGGCGGGGAGAGGATGTAAAAAGCAGTTATAGGATAATTCTGTGACCATCAGAattgggaaacaaagaaaatacatgaTCTTCATTTTGGGCTTTGTCACTTTACAATAGTCTTcgtgcaatatttttaaaaattaacttaaaaattaatgAGCGTCCAAACCTGTTAGGGGCTGAtgcttcccccccacccccacccccgccccagtccTACTGTACCGCTGGGTAAATTACTGGCAAGTCATTCAACTTCCCTGTCTTTCCGTTACTCACCCTTAAAGTgcaatggggggtggggggtgattcTAACGGGTAGAAGTTTTTTTGGAGGGGGTGGGGACATGAATGTTTTAAAATCGAGCGTGGTGACGGTTGTACCATTctgaatattcttttaaaagaaatcactGAGTTGTACACGTTAAATAGGTGAAATGTATGGTCTacgaattatatctcaagaaagccgttatttaaaaaataaataaataaaggcccGTCTTACTATCATTGCAGACCTTGTCCGCGGCCCCGGGCTACTCACCGCGTCCCACACCACCGCCGCGACGCCCAGCTGCCTCCAGTCCTGCCGGATCCGGATCGTGCGGTCTGCGAAGGAGAAGGTGGCGACGGGCTTGTGGAACTTCTGCAGCCCCACTGCCGCGGCCTCCTCGTAGGGCACCAGGGCCATGTGGCCCGCGCCCCGCTCTCCGCCTCCTCGGACCTGTGGGCGAAAGAACCCTCCTGACGCTCTGGCCAGAAAACGCGCTAAGCGGCTCCAAATCCTTTTTAAGGTCGTTTTACAAGTTCAAAGGAGGAAAGAGGTGGGGGGCCTTTGTCCGGTTCCCTTCGCGTGGCTGACCGCCGAGTCCTCCGGAAGGGCGATCTGGCTCTGAACTCGCGCCGAGGGGCGTCTCCGGGCCGGGACCCCGCTAGCAGCCCGCCGG
Proteins encoded:
- the METTL21A gene encoding protein N-lysine methyltransferase METTL21A isoform X6, whose product is MALVPYEEAAAVGLQKFHKPVATFSFADRTIRIRQDWRQLGVAAVVWDAAVVLAAYLEMGAVELRGRAAVELGAGTGLVGIVAALLGECACRLTPGKSTHSHSTDIGPDLASASANGTGVDMIFATIKQML
- the METTL21A gene encoding protein N-lysine methyltransferase METTL21A isoform X8 codes for the protein MALVPYEEAAAVGLQKFHKPVATFSFADRTIRIRQDWRQLGVAAVVWDAAVVLAAYLEMGAVELRGRAAVELGAGTGLVGIVAALLGECACRLTPGCSRDYHRSKSSVRLS
- the METTL21A gene encoding protein N-lysine methyltransferase METTL21A isoform X7, with amino-acid sequence MALVPYEEAAAVGLQKFHKPVATFSFADRTIRIRQDWRQLGVAAVVWDAAVVLAAYLEMGAVELRGRAAVELGAGTGLVGIVAALLGRAHIPTPLTLGLTLPLLQPMVQEWT